Genomic window (Bacteroides sp. AN502(2024)):
ATCCAGTCGATGGTAGGCAGCATCTCGTAAAGCAGTGCTCCTCCGCCAACTGCCACGGCAATTGCCGCAAACACTAATGCTACCAGTACAATAGCCAGTACAAACAAGAGAGGGCAGCAGAGAATGACAAGAGCTACCAGAAATATTTTAAAGAAAACAGCAGCAATAGAAACAAATACATCGCCTATCTTTTGGAAAAAGGTACGCGGTTTGCCGGAGTTCATGTAGTTATTGACTCCATCCGCTACCCGTTCGAAGCCGTCTGTCACTGTTTTGCCAATATTCTCAATGGTTACCGCTTCTCCGCGCATACTCAACTTTTCTGCAGCTGTACGGGCTTCCGGAATAACAATCCATCCGATAAAATAAAGGATAATCATCGGACAATAAGGCATAAACACCAGGACAATCATCAGAATACGCACCAGTGTAATGTCCCAACCGAAGTAAGCAGCCAGTCCTGCTGCCACACCCCCCAACATTTTATTATCCGGATCACGAAACCAACGACGCCGGGTAGAGGTTTGCGTATTACTTGGATTAGCGGACGATGCTTGTTCCGTTCTTTTCTGCGATTCCGTATCTTCGTCGGCAACTCCAAAATCTTCCGGTTTGCCTACGCGGGCGATGATTTCTTCCACATCCGAAACGGTGATGACCTGTTTTCCTTCAGTTACTTTCTCGGCAAACAATTCGGCAATACGCATCTCAATATCGTTTACGATCTCTTCCGCACCCTCCTGTTTACGAAAGTAATGTTTCAAATTAGACAGATAATTGTCTAACAGCCGGTAGGCATCGTCATCTATATGATAAACGACTCCTCCTAAATTTACGGTCAATGTCTTTTTCATTTTTATTTCTTCTTTTTCGGATTATTTATTGGCTATATGATTCACTGTGTCGTTAAGCTCTTTCCAGGAAATTTCCAGTTCGCCCAAAAAGACTTCTCCTTGTTCAGTAAGTTTATAGTATTTGCGGGGAGGTCCCTGGGTAGATTCCACCCACTCATAACTTAACAGGTCGTCATTTTTCAGACGGGTCAGCAACGGATACAGGGTACCTTCCACTACGATCAGTTGGGCTTCTTTCAATTTTTGAATAATATCAGAAGCATAAGAGGGTTCCTTGTGCAGTAAAAGCATGATGCAATATTCAAGCATGCCTTTCCTCATCTGTGATTTTACATTGTCCACTTTCATGATTCACTTCTTTTAGATGCACAAATATATGCATTACTTTAGTACCTTGCATTACAAAGTACTATAAATTAACAATAATTAAAACATCAGAGACTATCCACCTTATTATAAAAAGAAATAATGGCTATATTTGTGCCTATTAAACCAAGAACAGATAATAGATATGTTTACAATTCGAAAAGCAACGACAGCCGATTGCGAGCTTATTCATAAGATGGCAAAAGAAGTATTTCCTGCCACCTACAAGGAAATTTTATCTCCCGAACAACTGGATTATATGATGGAATGGATGTATGCTCCCTCCAATGTACGCAAGCAAATGGAGGAAGAAGGACACGTGTACTCCATTGCCTATAAAGAGGATGAACCATGCGGATACGTCTCTGTACAGCAACAGGAAAAGGATGTATTCCATCTTCAGAAAATCTATGTCCTCCCCCGCTTTCAAGGTACGCACTGCGGAAGTTTTTTATTTAAGGAAGCAATCAAGTGTATCAAGGAAATGCACCCGGGATCTTGCCTGATGGAGCTGAACGTGAATCGTAATAATAAAGCTTTGCATTTTTACGAGCACATGGGGATGAGAAAGTTACGGGAAGGTGATTTCCCGATCGGAAACGGGTATTATAT
Coding sequences:
- a CDS encoding PspC domain-containing protein, whose protein sequence is MKKTLTVNLGGVVYHIDDDAYRLLDNYLSNLKHYFRKQEGAEEIVNDIEMRIAELFAEKVTEGKQVITVSDVEEIIARVGKPEDFGVADEDTESQKRTEQASSANPSNTQTSTRRRWFRDPDNKMLGGVAAGLAAYFGWDITLVRILMIVLVFMPYCPMIILYFIGWIVIPEARTAAEKLSMRGEAVTIENIGKTVTDGFERVADGVNNYMNSGKPRTFFQKIGDVFVSIAAVFFKIFLVALVILCCPLLFVLAIVLVALVFAAIAVAVGGGALLYEMLPTIDWMPVTSVSPMMTLLGTIAGVALIGIPLGVFLYTILRQLFHWSPMGAGLKWSLLILWILGAVIMILNLSAIGWQLPLYGLHCS
- a CDS encoding PadR family transcriptional regulator; the protein is MKVDNVKSQMRKGMLEYCIMLLLHKEPSYASDIIQKLKEAQLIVVEGTLYPLLTRLKNDDLLSYEWVESTQGPPRKYYKLTEQGEVFLGELEISWKELNDTVNHIANK
- a CDS encoding N-acetyltransferase family protein — translated: MFTIRKATTADCELIHKMAKEVFPATYKEILSPEQLDYMMEWMYAPSNVRKQMEEEGHVYSIAYKEDEPCGYVSVQQQEKDVFHLQKIYVLPRFQGTHCGSFLFKEAIKCIKEMHPGSCLMELNVNRNNKALHFYEHMGMRKLREGDFPIGNGYYMNDYIMGLDI